In Opitutaceae bacterium TAV5, one genomic interval encodes:
- a CDS encoding UDP-diphosphatase — translation MTFFRSRLRLATAFLATSCAALATPDDAAASDPATPARTEIVRASDPPDALDAIVLGIVEGVTEYLPVSSTGHLVIANHFLDLESTVPLYDGEGQMLWAKKPSPRHPEGEPLTIKAAADAYAVIIQAGAIAAVGLIYWRRLLQIARGLFGNSPDGVRLLRNIVLACIPPGLAGLLLGDFIDSHLFSIRTVAWALVAGSVLMVAAEWWRKRQPRRIVEYTGEDLKAGQALFIGFAQCLALWPGMSRSMVTMVAGYFTGMRPARSAEFSFLAGFALLSAAALYKSWKAGPAVIEVFGWSNTLLGMLVATIAAVIAIKGFVGYLSRHGLGIFAIYRLALAAVLFVWFV, via the coding sequence ATGACATTTTTCCGCTCCCGGCTCCGGCTGGCAACCGCTTTTCTCGCAACGTCCTGTGCGGCTCTTGCCACGCCCGACGATGCTGCCGCGTCCGACCCCGCAACGCCCGCCAGGACTGAAATCGTCCGGGCCTCCGATCCGCCCGATGCTCTCGACGCGATTGTCCTCGGTATCGTCGAAGGCGTGACCGAATACCTCCCGGTTTCCTCGACCGGCCACCTCGTCATCGCCAACCACTTCCTCGACCTCGAATCCACCGTCCCGCTTTACGACGGCGAAGGCCAGATGCTCTGGGCCAAAAAACCCTCGCCCAGACACCCCGAAGGCGAACCCCTCACCATCAAGGCCGCCGCCGATGCCTACGCAGTGATCATCCAGGCCGGCGCGATTGCCGCCGTCGGGCTCATTTACTGGCGACGGCTCCTGCAAATCGCCCGCGGTCTCTTCGGGAACAGCCCCGATGGCGTGCGACTGCTGCGCAACATCGTTCTCGCCTGCATCCCGCCCGGACTCGCCGGCCTGCTGCTCGGTGATTTTATCGACAGCCATCTCTTTTCCATCCGCACGGTGGCGTGGGCGCTGGTCGCCGGTTCCGTCCTGATGGTGGCGGCCGAGTGGTGGCGCAAGCGCCAGCCGCGGCGGATCGTCGAATACACCGGCGAGGACCTGAAAGCCGGCCAGGCGCTTTTTATCGGTTTCGCCCAGTGCCTCGCCCTCTGGCCGGGCATGAGCCGCTCGATGGTCACGATGGTGGCCGGCTATTTCACCGGCATGCGGCCGGCGCGCTCCGCCGAATTCAGTTTTCTGGCCGGGTTTGCCCTGCTCTCCGCCGCCGCGCTCTACAAAAGCTGGAAAGCCGGCCCTGCCGTGATCGAGGTGTTCGGCTGGAGCAACACGCTGCTCGGCATGCTGGTGGCGACGATTGCCGCAGTCATTGCCATCAAGGGCTTTGTCGGTTACCTTTCGCGTCATGGCCTGGGCATCTTCGCCATTTATCGCCTGGCTCTCGCCGCCGTCCTGTTTGTCTGGTTTGTATAA
- a CDS encoding septum formation initiator encodes MGLRHVITAIYTTLFAGALVLAGVFFWQTRLEYKRHREIEAQTRQRLAEAETRLAEQEKILERLRRDPVFVEMEIRRRLGYARQDETIFRFPE; translated from the coding sequence ATGGGCTTGCGTCACGTTATCACTGCCATTTACACCACGCTGTTTGCAGGCGCGCTTGTCCTTGCCGGCGTGTTTTTCTGGCAGACGCGGCTCGAATACAAAAGGCACCGTGAAATCGAGGCCCAGACCCGCCAGCGCCTGGCCGAGGCCGAAACCCGGCTCGCCGAACAGGAAAAAATCCTGGAACGTCTGCGCCGCGATCCCGTCTTTGTGGAAATGGAAATCCGCCGCCGCCTCGGTTACGCCAGACAGGACGAGACCATTTTCCGGTTTCCCGAATAA
- a CDS encoding ubiquinol-cytochrome C reductase, with product MTTRYWLVKQEPESYAWETFVRDGRTTWDGVRNFQARNNLKAMGKGDRVLFYASVSTKAVQGTARVSRTAFPDPTVEPDEAKGGWVAVELEADRTLARPVTLEAIKAEPSLADIALLRQSRLSVMPLSREEFETIVALGKK from the coding sequence ATGACAACCCGATACTGGCTCGTTAAACAGGAACCGGAATCCTACGCGTGGGAGACGTTCGTCCGCGACGGTCGCACGACGTGGGACGGCGTGCGCAATTTCCAGGCGCGCAACAATCTCAAGGCGATGGGCAAGGGCGACCGCGTGCTCTTCTACGCGAGCGTTTCCACGAAGGCCGTGCAGGGCACGGCGCGCGTGAGCCGCACGGCGTTCCCCGACCCGACGGTCGAGCCCGACGAGGCGAAGGGCGGCTGGGTCGCGGTGGAGCTGGAGGCGGACAGGACGCTGGCCCGGCCGGTGACGCTGGAGGCGATCAAGGCCGAGCCATCGCTGGCCGATATCGCGTTGCTGCGTCAGAGCCGGTTGTCGGTCATGCCGCTGTCGCGCGAGGAGTTCGAGACCATCGTCGCGCTGGGGAAGAAATAA
- a CDS encoding sugar ABC transporter ATP-binding protein → MANVVIKDLVKIYPGSGGPDVKVVHGINLEIRDREFMVLVGPSGCGKSTTLRMIAGLEEISGGTISIDGRVVNNVLPKDRDIAMVFQNYALYPHMTVYDNMAFGLKLRKMPKADIDVRVREASAMLGLDPYLNRKPKALSGGQRQRVAVGRAIVRKPKVFLFDEPLSNLDAKMRVSTRTEISKLHARLGATMIYVTHDQVEAMTMGDRICVMKDGYIMQVAEPLALYNRPDNLFVAGFIGSPQMNFFKGTLRKAGNALEFVEKNDKKPPVTLTIPEPLASKAVGHTGKDVVLGVRPEHVEDTAVVPNADPKRTVEAHLDVSEPMGSETYLYLDTGGTNFVARVHPTDQYEAGQNVKVTFKMEEAHLFDVATEQVIR, encoded by the coding sequence ATGGCCAACGTAGTCATCAAGGACCTTGTCAAAATCTATCCCGGAAGCGGCGGACCCGATGTGAAGGTCGTCCACGGAATCAATCTGGAAATCCGCGACCGTGAATTCATGGTCCTGGTCGGCCCCTCCGGCTGCGGCAAGTCCACGACCCTGCGCATGATCGCCGGTCTCGAAGAAATCTCCGGCGGCACCATCTCCATCGACGGCCGCGTCGTGAACAACGTCCTGCCCAAGGACCGCGACATCGCCATGGTCTTCCAGAACTACGCGCTCTACCCCCACATGACCGTGTACGACAACATGGCCTTCGGCCTGAAACTGCGCAAGATGCCCAAGGCCGACATCGACGTGCGCGTCCGCGAGGCCTCCGCCATGCTCGGGCTGGACCCCTACCTCAACCGCAAGCCCAAGGCCCTCTCCGGCGGCCAGCGCCAGCGCGTCGCCGTCGGCCGCGCCATCGTCCGCAAACCCAAGGTGTTTCTCTTCGACGAACCCCTCTCCAACCTCGACGCCAAGATGCGCGTCTCCACCCGCACCGAGATCTCCAAGCTCCACGCCCGCCTCGGCGCCACCATGATCTACGTGACCCACGACCAGGTCGAGGCCATGACCATGGGCGACCGCATCTGCGTCATGAAAGACGGCTACATCATGCAGGTCGCCGAGCCGCTCGCCCTCTACAACCGCCCCGACAACCTCTTCGTCGCCGGCTTCATCGGCAGCCCGCAGATGAACTTCTTCAAGGGCACGCTGCGCAAGGCCGGCAACGCGCTCGAGTTCGTCGAGAAAAACGACAAGAAGCCGCCCGTCACGCTGACAATCCCCGAGCCGCTCGCCTCGAAAGCCGTCGGCCATACCGGCAAGGACGTGGTCCTGGGCGTCCGCCCCGAGCACGTCGAGGACACCGCCGTCGTGCCGAATGCCGACCCGAAACGCACCGTGGAGGCCCACCTCGACGTCTCCGAACCGATGGGTTCGGAAACCTACCTCTATCTGGACACCGGCGGCACCAACTTCGTCGCCCGCGTGCATCCCACCGACCAGTACGAGGCCGGCCAGAACGTGAAAGTCACCTTCAAGATGGAAGAGGCCCACCTCTTCGACGTCGCCACCGAGCAGGTCATCCGCTGA